A genomic stretch from Arachis stenosperma cultivar V10309 chromosome 3, arast.V10309.gnm1.PFL2, whole genome shotgun sequence includes:
- the LOC130966807 gene encoding uncharacterized protein LOC130966807 produces the protein MPSGLEYAVNLRQRHCDCGEFQTYRIPCRHVFACCVNQRLDWQQYVHDVYRMEEIKKVYRARFKPLGNPATWPVYQGPRHMPNPHLKRVSKGRPKITRFLNEMDMRDMRGPRRCRLCGGQGHSRSRCPHRAGSSASGGAHNS, from the coding sequence ATGCCCAGCGGTTTAGAGTATGCGGTGAATCTCCGTCAACGACATTGTGATTGTGGTGAGTTTCAGACATATCGAATTCCTTGTCGCCATGTCTTTGCGTGTTGTGTGAACCAACGACTTGATTGGCAACAATATGTTCATGACGTATATAGGATGGAGGAGATTAAAAAGGTGTATAGAGCAAGGTTTAAGCCATTAGGGAACCCAGCAACATGGCCTGTGTATCAAGGACCAAGGCACATGCCTAATCCGCACTTAAAACGAGTATCCAAAGGACGTCCCAAAATAACTCGCTTCTTGAATGAAATGGATATGCGTGATATGCGTGGTCCTAGGCGTTGCAGGCTTTGTGGAGGCCAGGGTCACAGTCGAAGTAGATGCCCTCATCGTGCAGGGTCAAGTGCTAGTGGTGGTGCTCATAATTCTTAG